Proteins from a single region of Pyrus communis chromosome 6, drPyrComm1.1, whole genome shotgun sequence:
- the LOC137736989 gene encoding uncharacterized protein At4g15545 isoform X1, translated as MLAKESGSSNFDLPEEVLEVLPPDPFEQLDVARKITSLALSTRVSALESESSALREKMAEKDRLIADLQSQVESLDASLSETADKLALAGQEKEGLAKEKAVLANTVRKLNRDVLKLEVFRKTLMRSLAEDEENPSGASEVVAKPTNTVQAEEHLSSKPHDGDGVISEGDVTFSTLPPSRSSSVQSTFSERGSTFTEDHDTDASRPRIAHSLLLASQTSTPRFTPPGSPPIYSASTSPTRTSKPGSPKRHSMSFATSRGMFDNRSSVPSSHHSSESGRTRVDGKEFFRQVRSRLSYEQFGAFLANVKELNGHKQTKEETLQKADEIFGPDNKDLYAIFEGLISRNIH; from the exons ATGCTCGCGAAGGAATCGGGGAGTTCGAACTTCGATCTTCCCGAGGAAGTGTTGGAAGTACTGCCGCCGGATCCTTTCGAGCAGCTCGATGTGGCCCGCAAAATCACGTCCCTTGCGCTCTCGACACGTGTCTCGGCCCTGGAATCAGAGTCGTCCGCTCTGCGCGAGAAGATGGCCGAGAAGGACCGGCTCATTGCCGACCTCCAATCACAGGTGGAGTCCCTGGACGCCTCTCTCTCCGAAACCGCCGACAAGCTCGCCCTCGCCGGCCAGGAGAAG GAGGGATTGGCGAAGGAGAAGGCCGTACTCGCCAACACTGTGAGGAAGCTGAACAGAGATGTCTTGAAG CTGGAGGTATTCAGAAAGACCCTTATGCGATCACTTGCAGAGGATGAGGAAAATCCT AGTGGAGCTTCAGAGGTTGTTGCTAAGCCTACTAATACCGTACAAGCCGAAGAGCACTTGTCTTCAAAACCACATGATGGAGATGGAG TAATTTCAGAAGGTGATGtcacattttccacattacCACCGTCGAGGTCATCTTCAGTCCAAAGCACGTTTTCTGAAAGAGGAAGTACGTTTACTGAGGATCACGACACAGATG CCTCAAGACCTCGCATAGCACACAGCCTCTTGCTAGCATCCCAAACTAGCACACCCCGGTTCACTCCCCCAGGTTCTCCTCCTATCTATTCTGCATCCACATCACCAACAAGAACATCGAAACCTGGGTCTCCAAAGCGACATTCCATGTCCTTCGCCACCTCAAGAGGCATGTTTGACAACAGATCATCTGTGCCCTCAAGCCATCACAGCTCTGAATCCG GAAGAACTAGGGTGGATGGGAAGGAATTTTTCCGCCAAGTCAG GAGTCGTTTGTCTTACGAGCAGTTTGGTGCATTCCTGGCAAATGTTAAGGAACTAAACGGCCACAAGCAAACCAAAGAG GAGACATTACAGAAGGCAGATGAGATATTTGGGCCAGATAACAAGGACCTATATGCTATTTTTGAAGGATTAATCAGTCGCAATATCCATTAA
- the LOC137736989 gene encoding uncharacterized protein At4g15545 isoform X3 — MLAKESGSSNFDLPEEVLEVLPPDPFEQLDVARKITSLALSTRVSALESESSALREKMAEKDRLIADLQSQVESLDASLSETADKLALAGQEKEGLAKEKAVLANTVRKLNRDVLKLEVFRKTLMRSLAEDEENPSGASEVVAKPTNTVQAEEHLSSKPHDGDGGDVTFSTLPPSRSSSVQSTFSERGSTFTEDHDTDASRPRIAHSLLLASQTSTPRFTPPGSPPIYSASTSPTRTSKPGSPKRHSMSFATSRGMFDNRSSVPSSHHSSESGRTRVDGKEFFRQVRSRLSYEQFGAFLANVKELNGHKQTKEETLQKADEIFGPDNKDLYAIFEGLISRNIH, encoded by the exons ATGCTCGCGAAGGAATCGGGGAGTTCGAACTTCGATCTTCCCGAGGAAGTGTTGGAAGTACTGCCGCCGGATCCTTTCGAGCAGCTCGATGTGGCCCGCAAAATCACGTCCCTTGCGCTCTCGACACGTGTCTCGGCCCTGGAATCAGAGTCGTCCGCTCTGCGCGAGAAGATGGCCGAGAAGGACCGGCTCATTGCCGACCTCCAATCACAGGTGGAGTCCCTGGACGCCTCTCTCTCCGAAACCGCCGACAAGCTCGCCCTCGCCGGCCAGGAGAAG GAGGGATTGGCGAAGGAGAAGGCCGTACTCGCCAACACTGTGAGGAAGCTGAACAGAGATGTCTTGAAG CTGGAGGTATTCAGAAAGACCCTTATGCGATCACTTGCAGAGGATGAGGAAAATCCT AGTGGAGCTTCAGAGGTTGTTGCTAAGCCTACTAATACCGTACAAGCCGAAGAGCACTTGTCTTCAAAACCACATGATGGAGATGGAG GTGATGtcacattttccacattacCACCGTCGAGGTCATCTTCAGTCCAAAGCACGTTTTCTGAAAGAGGAAGTACGTTTACTGAGGATCACGACACAGATG CCTCAAGACCTCGCATAGCACACAGCCTCTTGCTAGCATCCCAAACTAGCACACCCCGGTTCACTCCCCCAGGTTCTCCTCCTATCTATTCTGCATCCACATCACCAACAAGAACATCGAAACCTGGGTCTCCAAAGCGACATTCCATGTCCTTCGCCACCTCAAGAGGCATGTTTGACAACAGATCATCTGTGCCCTCAAGCCATCACAGCTCTGAATCCG GAAGAACTAGGGTGGATGGGAAGGAATTTTTCCGCCAAGTCAG GAGTCGTTTGTCTTACGAGCAGTTTGGTGCATTCCTGGCAAATGTTAAGGAACTAAACGGCCACAAGCAAACCAAAGAG GAGACATTACAGAAGGCAGATGAGATATTTGGGCCAGATAACAAGGACCTATATGCTATTTTTGAAGGATTAATCAGTCGCAATATCCATTAA
- the LOC137736989 gene encoding uncharacterized protein At4g15545 isoform X2, whose translation MLAKESGSSNFDLPEEVLEVLPPDPFEQLDVARKITSLALSTRVSALESESSALREKMAEKDRLIADLQSQVESLDASLSETADKLALAGQEKEGLAKEKAVLANTVRKLNRDVLKLEVFRKTLMRSLAEDEENPSGASEVVAKPTNTVQAEEHLSSKPHDGDGEGDVTFSTLPPSRSSSVQSTFSERGSTFTEDHDTDASRPRIAHSLLLASQTSTPRFTPPGSPPIYSASTSPTRTSKPGSPKRHSMSFATSRGMFDNRSSVPSSHHSSESGRTRVDGKEFFRQVRSRLSYEQFGAFLANVKELNGHKQTKEETLQKADEIFGPDNKDLYAIFEGLISRNIH comes from the exons ATGCTCGCGAAGGAATCGGGGAGTTCGAACTTCGATCTTCCCGAGGAAGTGTTGGAAGTACTGCCGCCGGATCCTTTCGAGCAGCTCGATGTGGCCCGCAAAATCACGTCCCTTGCGCTCTCGACACGTGTCTCGGCCCTGGAATCAGAGTCGTCCGCTCTGCGCGAGAAGATGGCCGAGAAGGACCGGCTCATTGCCGACCTCCAATCACAGGTGGAGTCCCTGGACGCCTCTCTCTCCGAAACCGCCGACAAGCTCGCCCTCGCCGGCCAGGAGAAG GAGGGATTGGCGAAGGAGAAGGCCGTACTCGCCAACACTGTGAGGAAGCTGAACAGAGATGTCTTGAAG CTGGAGGTATTCAGAAAGACCCTTATGCGATCACTTGCAGAGGATGAGGAAAATCCT AGTGGAGCTTCAGAGGTTGTTGCTAAGCCTACTAATACCGTACAAGCCGAAGAGCACTTGTCTTCAAAACCACATGATGGAGATGGAG AAGGTGATGtcacattttccacattacCACCGTCGAGGTCATCTTCAGTCCAAAGCACGTTTTCTGAAAGAGGAAGTACGTTTACTGAGGATCACGACACAGATG CCTCAAGACCTCGCATAGCACACAGCCTCTTGCTAGCATCCCAAACTAGCACACCCCGGTTCACTCCCCCAGGTTCTCCTCCTATCTATTCTGCATCCACATCACCAACAAGAACATCGAAACCTGGGTCTCCAAAGCGACATTCCATGTCCTTCGCCACCTCAAGAGGCATGTTTGACAACAGATCATCTGTGCCCTCAAGCCATCACAGCTCTGAATCCG GAAGAACTAGGGTGGATGGGAAGGAATTTTTCCGCCAAGTCAG GAGTCGTTTGTCTTACGAGCAGTTTGGTGCATTCCTGGCAAATGTTAAGGAACTAAACGGCCACAAGCAAACCAAAGAG GAGACATTACAGAAGGCAGATGAGATATTTGGGCCAGATAACAAGGACCTATATGCTATTTTTGAAGGATTAATCAGTCGCAATATCCATTAA
- the LOC137738261 gene encoding receptor-like cytosolic serine/threonine-protein kinase RBK2, producing the protein MVITSVPAFQIIASGLAAFVSKHNGSRETAKDNQEAQATTPSAHGGSRRARAGFSDSFSSQDLRSLNLDEDVSVHELSSRGVSEDEYCPRSLGSGASSPMTSTSDSDGRGSRTATSDSDPRANYQWRGFFRILKKGPQYPFPTFPPKGAQKPKLTRRKSKRVREDFIPQINSPTLRSFDADFCRFKSSWKNYSLLELEAATNNFSHENLIGEGGYAEVYKGTLEDGQIVAIKRLTRGSQEEMTADFLSELGVIVHVDHPNIAKLIGYGVEGGMHLVLHLSPHGSLSSILYGPRESLDWDIRYKVAFGTAKGLLYLHEGCQRRIIHKDIKASNILLAEDFEPQISDFGLAKWLPDSWTHHVVSKFEGTFGYLPPEFFMHGIVDEKTDVYAYGVLLLELITGRQALDSSHKSLVMWAKPLLSMNNIKEIVDPCLGDAYDLKEMKRLALTASFCVHQSSMNRPQMSQIVQILEGDETSLEYATKYHKSKLQRTYSEELLDADEYNSTKYLSDRDKQLEFILGTSSSNEA; encoded by the exons ATGGTAATCACCTCCGTGCCTGCTTTTCAGATCATAGCTTCGGGTTTGGCGGCTTTTGTCTCTAAGCA CAATGGTTCCCGCGAAACGGCCAAAGACAATCAAGAAGCTCAGGCTACAACACCTTCTGCTCACGGAGGATCAAGAAGAGCACGAGCTGGATTCTCCGACTCTTTTTCAAGTCAAG ACTTGAGATCATTAAATTTGGATGAGGATGTCTCAGTACATGAGCTCTCTTCGAGAGGAGTTTCCGAGGATGAGTACTGCCCGAGAAGCTTGGGATCTGGAGCATCTTCTCCTATGACCAGCACCTCAGACTCGGATGGACGAGGCAGCCGCACTGCTACTTCAGACTCCGATCCAAGAGCCAACTATCAATGGCGCGGTTTCTTTCGTATTTTGAAAAAAGGACCCCAATATCCCTTCCCAACCTTCCCTCCTAAAGGTGCTCAGAAACCAAAACTCACCAGAAGGAAAAGCAAAAGAGTAAGAGAGGACTTCATTCCACAGATCAACTCTCCTACTCTGAGGTCTTTTGATGCTGACTTCTGCCGCTTCAAATCTTCCTGGAAGAATTACTCACTCTTGGAGCTGGAAGCCGCAACCAACAACTTCAGCCACG AGAATTTGATTGGAGAGGGAGGTTATGCTGAAGTTTACAAGGGAACATTGGAAGATGGGCAGATTGTCGCGATCAAACGCCTGACTCGGGGTTCTCAAGAAGAAATGACTGCAGACTTCTTATCTGAGCTTGGTGTCATAGTTCATGTTGACCATCCCAATATTGCAAAGTTGATTGGATATGGGGTTGAAGGAGGGATGCATCTTGTTCTTCATTTGTCTCCCCATGGGAGCCTATCGTCTATACTTTACG GACCGAGAGAGAGTTTGGATTGGGACATCAGATATAAAGTCGCTTTTGGTACGGCTAAGGGCCTTCTATATCTTCATGAGGGGTGCCAGAGGAGAATTATCCACAAAGATATTAAGGCTTCTAATATTTTGCTGGCAGAGGATTTTGAGCCTCAG ATATCTGATTTTGGGCTTGCAAAATGGCTACCAGATTCATGGACTCACCATGTTGTATCAAAATTCGAAGGCACATTTGG ATATCTTCCTCCCGAGTTTTTCATGCACGGCATAGTAGATGAAAAAACCGATGTCTATGCTTATGGGGTGCTACTATTAGAGCTCATCACCGGCAGGCAAGCGTTGGATAGCTCACATAAAAGCCTTGTCATGTGG GCCAAACCCTTGCTCTCTATGAATAACATCAAAGAGATAGTTGATCCATGCCTCGGCGATGCCTATGacttgaaagaaatgaaacgTCTTGCGCTAACTGCTTCATTCTGCGTACATCAGTCTTCAATGAATCGACCACAAATGAGCCAG ATTGTCCAAATTTTAGAAGGCGATGAAACCAGTTTGGAGTACGCTACAAAATATCACAAGTCTAAACTTCAGAGGACTTATTCGGAGGAGCTCTTGGATGCAGATGAGTACAACTCGACCAAGTATCTAAGTGACAGGGATAAACAACTGGAGTTTATCTTAGGCACTTCTAGTTCTAATGAGGCCTAA
- the LOC137737260 gene encoding probable prolyl 4-hydroxylase 4, with protein MMTRVCLQLLLLFFFLLSICSTSSSSSSASRTFTVNPSKVKQISWNPRAFVYEGLLTDAECDHLVSIAKSELKRSAVADNLSGQSKLSEVRTSSGMFIPKAKDPIVAGIEDKLATWTFLPKENGEDIQVLRYEPGQKYEPHYDYFVDKVNIARGGHRIATVLMYLTDVAKGGETVFPEAEIPLRRKAAEIDHSLSECAKKGIAVKPRRGDALLFFSLTPHAVPDPNSLHAGCPVIEGEKWSATKWIHVDSFDKNLDVGGDCGDLNESCERWAALGECTKNQEYMVGTPELPGYCRRSCKVC; from the exons ATGATGACTAGGGTTTGCCTTcagcttctcctcctcttcttcttcctgctCTCAATCtgctccacctcctcctcctcctcctctgcttCCCGCACCTTCACCGTCAATCCGTCCAAAGTCAAACAGATCTCATGGAACCCTAG AGCTTTCGTGTACGAAGGCCTGCTGACGGACGCCGAGTGCGATCACTTGGTCTCCATC GCGAAATCGGAGCTCAAGAGATCCGCCGTCGCGGATAACTTGTCCGGTCAGAGCAAGCTCAGCGAGGTGCGGACCAGCTCCGGCATGTTCATTCCCAAGGCCAAG GATCCTATTGTTGCTGGTATTGAGGACAAGCTTGCAACATGGACATTTCTTCCAAAAG AAAATGGAGAAGACATACAAGTATTGAGGTATGAGCCTGGGCAGAAATATGAACCACACTACGATTACTTTGTCGACAAGGTCAATATTGCCAGGGGTGGACACCGCATAGCAACTGTACTGATGTATCTTACTGATGTGGCCAAAGGTGGTGAAACTGTGTTCCCTGAAGCAGAG ATACCTTTACGCCGTAAGGCTGCAGAAATAGATCACAGTCTCTCTGAGTGTGCAAAGAAAGGAATTGCAG TGAAACCACGACGTGGAGATGCCCTTCTTTTCTTCAGTCTCACCCCACATGCTGTTCCAGACCCGAACAGTCTCCATGCCGGTTGCCCAGTGATTGAAGGGGAGAAATGGTCAGCAACAAAGTGGATTCATGTTGACTCATTTGACAAGAACTTGGATGTCGGTGGGGACTGTGGAGATCTGAATGAGAGTTGTGAGAGATGGGCTGCCCTTGGGGAATGCACCAAGAACCAGGAGTATATGGTTGGAACTCCTGAGCTTCCTGGCTACTGTAGGAGGAGTTGTAAGGTATGTTAG
- the LOC137737285 gene encoding histidine-containing phosphotransfer protein 1-like, which produces MEVGQMQRQWVDYTKSLFLEGFLDGQFLQLQQLQDESNPDFVVEVVSLFFEDSEKLLNDLTRALEQPTVDFKRVDAHVHQFKGSSSSIGAQRVKNACIAFRSFCEEKNTEGCVRCVQQVKHEYYLVKSKLETLFAMEQQIMAAGGSVPMLKLNF; this is translated from the exons ATGGAGGTGGGGCAGATGCAGAGACAGTGGGTTGACTACACAAAATCCTTGTTCCTGGAG GGGTTTCTGGATGGTCAGTTTCTGCAGCTCCAACAGCTGCAGGATGAGAGCAACCCAGATTTTGTTGTTGAAGTGGTGTCTCTTTTCTTTGAAGATTCTGAGAAGCTTCTCAATGATCTCACCAGAGCTCT AGAACAACCAACTGTAGACTTCAAAAGGGTTGATGCCCATGTTCACCAGTTCAAGGGTAGTAGCTCCAG TATTGGTGCTCAGAGAGTTAAAAATGCCTGCATTGCTTTCCGCAGTTTCTGCGAGGAAAAGAACACTGAAGG GTGTGTTAGATGTgttcaacaagtaaagcatGAGTACTACCTCGTGAAGAGCAAGCTTGAAACTCTCTTCGCG ATGGAGCAACAAATTATGGCAGCTGGTGGGTCGGTTCCTATGTTGAAATTGAATTTCTAG